One region of Oryza glaberrima chromosome 7, OglaRS2, whole genome shotgun sequence genomic DNA includes:
- the LOC127778578 gene encoding cyclin-D6-1 isoform X2 has protein sequence MDMATGAKEVVVVEAYEYEFDLENPFTSPADEPIASLLDAEGHHSPSVSAAASAARREAAGFISKVRYDGELDVHPRVAYLALNYVDRYLSKRQLACERNPWAPRLLAISCLTLAAKMQRAAAISAADIQRGEEFMFDEAKIQRMEQMVLNALEWRTRSVTPLAFLGFFLSACFPQPRHPALLDAIKARAVDLLLRVQPEVKMAEFSPSVAAAAALLAAAGEVAGAHLLGFEAGVAACPFEKLRECGEVMAAACGVGPSWAAAATSAETPVTVLGHHRSASSESERTTTVGSAANSADAKRRCMGPPRQWG, from the exons atggacatGGCGACGGGGGcgaaggaggtggtggtggtggaggcgtacgagtACGAGTTCGACCTCGAGAACCCGTTCACCAGCCCCGCCGACGAGCCGATCGCCAGCCTCCTCGACGCCGAGGGCCACCACTCGCcgtccgtctccgccgccgcctccgccgcccgccgcgaggccgccggGTTCATCTCCAAG GTGCGGTACGACGGCGAGCTGGACGTGCACCCCCGCGTCGCCTACCTCGCGCTCAACTACGTAGATCGCTACCTCTCCAAGCGCCAATTGGCC TGCGAGCGCAACCCATGGGCGCCGCGGCTGCTCGCCATCAGCTGCCTCACCCTCGCCGCCAAGatgcagcgcgccgccgccatctccgccgccgacaTCCAG AGGGGCGAGGAGTTCATGTTCGACGAGGCGAAAATCCAGCGCATGGAGCAGATGGTGCTCAACGCGCTGGAGTGGCGGACGCGCTCCGTCACGCCGCTCGCCTTCCTCGGCTTCTTTCTCTCCGCGTGCTTCCCGCAGCCGCGGCACCCGGCGCTGCTCGACGCCATCAAGGCCCgcgccgtcgacctcctcctccgcgtccaGCCGG AGGTGAAGATGGCGGAGTTCTCCCCCTccgtggcggccgccgcggccctccTCGCGGCCGCCGGAGAGGTCGCCGGCGCCCACCTCCTCGGCTTCGAAGCTGGCGTCGCCGCTTGCCCCTTT GAGAAGTTGCGGGAGTGCGGcgaggtgatggcggcggcctgCGGCGTCGGGCccagctgggcggcggcggcgacgagcgccgaGACGCCGGTGACGGTGCTCGGCCACCACCGGAGCGCGAGCTCCGAGAGCGAGCGCACCACCACCGTCGGATCGGCGGCCAACAGCGCCGATGCGAAGAGGCGCTGCATGGGCCCACCTCGGCAGTGGGGGTAG
- the LOC127778578 gene encoding cyclin-D6-1 isoform X1 produces the protein MDMATGAKEVVVVEAYEYEFDLENPFTSPADEPIASLLDAEGHHSPSVSAAASAARREAAGFISKVRYDGELDVHPRVAYLALNYVDRYLSKRQLACERNPWAPRLLAISCLTLAAKMQRAAAISAADIQRGEEFMFDEAKIQRMEQMVLNALEWRTRSVTPLAFLGFFLSACFPQPRHPALLDAIKARAVDLLLRVQPEVKMAEFSPSVAAAAALLAAAGEVAGAHLLGFEAGVAACPFVNSEKLRECGEVMAAACGVGPSWAAAATSAETPVTVLGHHRSASSESERTTTVGSAANSADAKRRCMGPPRQWG, from the exons atggacatGGCGACGGGGGcgaaggaggtggtggtggtggaggcgtacgagtACGAGTTCGACCTCGAGAACCCGTTCACCAGCCCCGCCGACGAGCCGATCGCCAGCCTCCTCGACGCCGAGGGCCACCACTCGCcgtccgtctccgccgccgcctccgccgcccgccgcgaggccgccggGTTCATCTCCAAG GTGCGGTACGACGGCGAGCTGGACGTGCACCCCCGCGTCGCCTACCTCGCGCTCAACTACGTAGATCGCTACCTCTCCAAGCGCCAATTGGCC TGCGAGCGCAACCCATGGGCGCCGCGGCTGCTCGCCATCAGCTGCCTCACCCTCGCCGCCAAGatgcagcgcgccgccgccatctccgccgccgacaTCCAG AGGGGCGAGGAGTTCATGTTCGACGAGGCGAAAATCCAGCGCATGGAGCAGATGGTGCTCAACGCGCTGGAGTGGCGGACGCGCTCCGTCACGCCGCTCGCCTTCCTCGGCTTCTTTCTCTCCGCGTGCTTCCCGCAGCCGCGGCACCCGGCGCTGCTCGACGCCATCAAGGCCCgcgccgtcgacctcctcctccgcgtccaGCCGG AGGTGAAGATGGCGGAGTTCTCCCCCTccgtggcggccgccgcggccctccTCGCGGCCGCCGGAGAGGTCGCCGGCGCCCACCTCCTCGGCTTCGAAGCTGGCGTCGCCGCTTGCCCCTTTGTAAATAGC GAGAAGTTGCGGGAGTGCGGcgaggtgatggcggcggcctgCGGCGTCGGGCccagctgggcggcggcggcgacgagcgccgaGACGCCGGTGACGGTGCTCGGCCACCACCGGAGCGCGAGCTCCGAGAGCGAGCGCACCACCACCGTCGGATCGGCGGCCAACAGCGCCGATGCGAAGAGGCGCTGCATGGGCCCACCTCGGCAGTGGGGGTAG